GGAGACAGATGAATACATGTATTCCCCCCGGCAGGTGGAGGTCAGATCAGTTTTACAGGCGGTTATGGACGATGTTGCCCCAGCTTTTAAATCCAAAAATATCCATTTGTTGATCAACACTAACCAACAGCAGGAAAGCTCTCCATTGAAGATGCAGGCCGAAGAAAAATTACTATACAGTATACTTTGCAATCTTATAAAAAATGCCTTTGAAGCCTCCCCAAGGGATGAACAGATTCAAATTAACCTGAGTGAATCACCCTCACCTGCCATTTCCATTGAAAACAAAGGTGTAGTGCCTGAACCCATCCGGGATCATTTCTTTGAAAAGTACAAGACTTTCGGGAAGACAAGCGGCACAGGCCTGGGCACCTATTCCGCAATGCTTATGGCAAACACCATGGGGTATGACCTTAAGTTGGATACTTCGGACTCAAAGGATACAACCATTTTGACTCTAGTAGGGGCGAATCTAGGTGCACAGGATAACGGTTCGGGAAAAAGCAGCCAAGAGTCTTGACTCACGCGGCATTTAAAGTCTGACCGGGATTTTGACTAACGGGCTCAGGTCTGGTCAAACAAGCAGCAATGGCGAGAACCAACAAGGATGAAGGCTTTACGCAAAAGTAAAAAATTGGTGAACAGTTACAAATTAGTAACGGAGGGACAATGAACATAAAAATTTGCCAGACAGGAAAGATGGATTCATTTGAGCAGAACCTTAATGATCTGAATGCTGATACCAATGTAAAAGCAATTATGATTCTTGCCTGTGATGCCAACGGATTCACCCCGGAAAAGGTTGATCCGCTGCTTGCCAAAAGCCGGGCCCCGGTATTTGGAGGCATTTTTCCCCAAATTATCGGCAATGGAAAGAACATGGAAAAGGGAACCATCATGGCTGGTCTTTTGGATGACATTAACACCCTGACAATCCCTGAACTCAGCAGCGACCAGGCAGATATGGATCAAAAAATTGTCTCTGCCCTGCAAGGCCTTGATTGCCTTGATAAAACCATTTTTGTTTTTGTTGATGGACTGAGCACCAGGATCAGTGCCCTTATAGATTGCCTTTTCAACAATATCGGACTCATGTCCAACTATATCGGCGGAGGGGCAGGGTCTCTCAGTTTTGAACAAAAGCCATGCATCTTTACCAGCAGAGGACTTCAGGCTGATTCAGCAGTACTGGCTGTATCTGATGTCAAAAGCGGGATAGGTGTAGCCCATGGCTGGGCTCAGATTTCTCAGGCCATGAAGGTAACTGAGTCAGAAAAAAACAGAGTAATCTCTTTGAACTGGGAGCCTGCTTTCCAGGTTTACCAGCAGGTTATTCAGGCCCATTCCGGATCTTCCTTTGAAAACGCTTCTTTTTTTGATATTGCCAAGGCCCACCCCCTCGGCATTGTCAAGCTCGATACGGAAATGGTGGTCAGAGACCCCATTCTCATGGAAAATGACCAATTAATCTGCGTAGGCGAGGTTCCCCAGGGATCTTTTGTATACATTCTGCAGGGGGACAGAGATTCCCTTATCAATGGTGCGGTCCAGGCCCGCGAATCTGCCCTTGAAAACTTTCCCGGGAATGTAAACAGAAGTTCCATGCTTTTTATGGACTGCATCTCCAGAGTGTTGTTCATGGAGGATGATTTCAAGATGGAACTGAGGGCGGTTGATGATAGAAATCTTGCCATTGGAGCCCTGACCCTTGGAGAAATTGCCAATACCGGCGATTCATACCTTGAATTTTATAATAAAACCGCTGTAGTGGGAATTCTGGAGAATTCTGGTGAGAAGTGAACTATATAAGGATGTGCTCTTGGAAATTGCGTTGTCCATCAGTGGTGAATTCCAGATAGACAAGCTGCTCCAGGGCTGCGTACCCCTTTTTCTGCGCAAGCTTGACTGCATTTCCTGCGCTGTACTCAGTCAGAAAGGTGATACCTTTGACATTGAGATGGTCATGCCCAGAGCCATGGCTGCCGGCGATAATCTTCAGCAAGATTTAAAGAGCAGGGCTCAGGATGTTTTAAGCCATGTTAACCGGGAATGGGTGGATTCGCCCTGGGGAAACAGGATTTGTTATGGATTCATAATGCCTGAGTTCGGTGTCCTGCTTTTGATCCGCTCAACCCCGTTTGAAAAATATTTTATCAATGAGTTCCTGCCCTTAGTTAAAATGCTGACCAGGGCCTGCAGGTCATGCATTGAAGTAAGAAAAAGACTTGAAGCTGAACAGCTTGTTTTAACCCAGAAAGCACATTTTGAATCCCTGTTCACCAACACCAATGATGCCATGGTCTATTTTGATGAAAATAATAAAATATTCAATATAAACCGAAGGTTCACTGCCATGTTCGGCTATGAACTTGATGAAATAATGGGCAGGGACATTAATCTGATTGTGGATCCGGAACAAAAGGAACGCGAATATGGTTCAAAAAGAATTCTGTCCGGAAAAAATATTGAGATGGAGGCAGTTCGATATACCAGGACAGGAAAAGCTCTCAATGTTCTCCTTAAAGGTGGACCGGTCCATGTGAAAGGTCGGTTGTCAGGGGGATACGCCATATATTCCGACATCACCGAGAAAAAAAAGGCTGAAGTTGAATTGATTGAGGCCCTGAAAAATGCCAGGGCCGCTTCAAAAGCCAAAAGCGAATTTCTGGCCAATATGAGTCATGAAATCAGGACACCCCTGAACGGTGTGGTCAGCATGATAAATCTTATTGAGGAAACAGAATTAACTGCTGAACAGCGGGACTATTTGGACATGGCAGTAGTATCTGCGGACTCGCTTCTGGGCATAATCAACGATATTCTGGATTTTTCCAAGATTGAGGCCGGAAAGATGGAACTGGCCGCAAGAAAATTCGACCTGGAGTACGAATCCGGACGGGTAATGGCAATTCTTTCTGGAAGAACCATGGACAGGGATATTGAACTCATCACACGCTTTGATGTAAACGCCCCGAGAATGGTGGTAGCCGACAACCTCAGACTGCGTCAGATACTTTTCAATCTCGGGGGGAATGCCATAAAATTCACTGAATCAGGATATATCCTGCTGGATATCAGATGTGTTCATAAAGGCTCTGATCATGCCCGATTCAGATTTTCGGTAAAAGACACCGGCATTGGGATTCCCGAGGAAAAACACGAGGAAATTTTTGAACACTTTACACAGGCTGACTATTCATCCACCCGCAGATTCGGTGGAACAGGACTTGGGTTGGCCACAAGCCGTCACCTGACCCGGATAATGGGAGGAGAACTCAAAGTAAACAGTAGCCCTGGCCAGGGGGCTGAATTTTATTTTGAAATTGATATGCCTCTCGCTTCAGACCAGGAACCGGGAAAAGCACCACCTGCTTTATCCGGCTTAAATGCCCTGGTAGTGGATGACAATAAAATAAACTTAAGAATTATTTCTGAAAGTCTTAAAAGCTGGGGTATAGAAATTAAGCAGGCCCAAAGCGCGTTCCAGGCCCTGGACATTCTCAAAGAAATGAAAAGCAGAGACCACAAGCCTGATATTATAATTACTGACCATGCCATGCCTGAAATGGATGGTCTGGAAATGGCTTCTATAATCAAAAAAGACAACTATTGGAAAGATATTCCCCTTATCGCCCTGAGTTCATTCTGGGGCAATGTCAAACCGGCCAAGTTTTATGAAAATGGATTCAGCTCTTTTCTTCCCAAGCCTGTGAACAGGTCCGACCTCATGGATGTAATAATTAATTGCCTTAACGGGTTGAAGGAAGGTTGTCAGCAAACAGAAAAAAATGCACAGGGCCGTGCACATGAAAATAAAAGTCCAGGACTCAGCAGATCCAGGGTCATTACTTTGAAAAATGTTCTTGTGGCAGAAGACAACCATATCAACCGAAAATCAATCCAGATGATGCTAAGAGATCTGGCAGAAGACATAAAATTTGCTGAAAACGGCCTTCAGGCAGTGGACATGTTCAAAAAGAATACTTTTGAGCTGATCCTTATGGATGTGCAGATGCCCATCATGGATGGTCTGGACGCTGCCCGGGAAATACGAAAATTTGAGACAGAGCAGGGTAAATTCCACAGACAGGTCCCCATCATTGCCCTCACTGCCAATGCCATGCCCGGGGACAGGGAAAAATGCATCAATGCGGGAATGACCGACTACATCACAAAACCGGTACGCAAAAAAAATCTCATGGATATTATCAGTGCTCATTACTCGTACACAAAAGGCGCTGACCAGCAGGATGTCTTCAAAAATGAGGCTCAACAGGATGCGCATAAGGTTCAGTCCGTAACACGCCACCAGTCTGACAAAAATTCTCAACAACCCCCTGAAATGTCTGCCTCTGAGAAAATGATCTTCAATTCCAGAGAGTTCATTGAAAGATATGAAAACGATCTGGAAATTGCAGCTGAAATTATGAATGATTTTCTTGAAGATATGCCTGGGGCAATTTCCAGGATAAAAAATGGAGCTGAGTCAAAAGACGAGCACGTAACTGACAGATCGGCTCACAAACTTAAGGGGTCGGCAAGCTATATCGGGGCAGAAATTATTAACCAGATCTGCGAAGATATCATGTGGTCAGCATTGATGAACGAATGGGACAATGTCCGAAGTGAAATTGAAAAACTTGAAACCGAATCCGGCAGATTCCAGAAGGAAGCCAGAGCCTTTTTCTTGAACAAAGGAGTAACCATCTAACCTTAACCATGTTTTTTGGAGCACTTATATGCAGGTACTCATAGCAGAAGATGATAAAATAAGCCGGAAAACACTGGCCTTATATATCAAAAACATGGGTTATGAACCCCTCACGGCTTCAGATGGACAGGAAGCCCTTGATCTCTGGAAGGAAAACAGACCCAGAATAATTTTGACTGACTGGAATATGCCCGGGATCGACGGGGTGGGACTTTGTTCCATGGTCCGTCAGGCTGAGATGGATGATTATACCTACATTATCATGATTACTTCCAGAAATGACTCAGATGATCTTATTCAGGGTTTTGAATCAGGAGTTGATGATTATCTGACCAAACCAGTAAACAAAGCTGAACTGGCAGTAAGGCTCAAGGCTAGTGAAAGAATCTTCAGCCTGCAGAGTAAAGATACTGTTATCTTTGCCATGGCCAAGCTCGCTGAAACAAGGGATCCGGAAACAGGCCTGCATCTGGAACGAATCCAGAGTTACTGCAGGCTTATCTCAGAATTTCTTCTGAAAAACTCCATTTACCCTGAAAAAGTTACCAGAAGATTTATTGATGATATTTACGCCACAAGCCCGCTGCATGACATCGGCAAGGTGGGCATTCCCGATCATATCCTGCTCAAACCGGGCAGACTGGATGAACGGGAATTTGAAATCATGAAAACCCATACCACCATTGGTTTTGACACTTTGCGCAGCACCATTGCCCAGAACCCCAAGGCAAACTTTCTGAAGATGTCTGCTGAAATTGCCAAAAACCACCATGAAAAATGGGACGGCAGCGGTTATCCGGACGGACTCAAGGGCGAGGAAATCCCCTTAGCAGCAAGAATCCTTGCAGTGGCTGATGTCTATGATGCCCTGGCGTCCAAACGGATCTACAAGGATGCCTTTTCCCATGAAAAAACCAGGGCCATAATCACTGATGGCAGAGGCAGTCATTTTGATCCGGTCCTGGTGGATGTTTTTCTGGATTGTCAGGATTATTTTGCCAGTGTTCTGGAAAAATTCAGAGAAGAATGACCCTTTTTGTCATACTGAAAGTTACGATAATTTGTAATTATTCATCACATACTGCATAGGGCTGTGCAGCTATCCTGGATTTGGCCTTTCGCCGCAATGACAGATCCGGGGTTCAGGTCTTCTTATTGGATTTTGCTCAATAGTTGCTAATTTAAGTCACAAATTGTGGCAATATCTGCTATTCAGGAAAGATAAAGCCCAGGTTAAGCTTAATCCTCAAGAAAGTAATCCACACTGGTTACCACTCGCACCTTTTTAAT
This is a stretch of genomic DNA from Desulfurispira natronophila. It encodes these proteins:
- a CDS encoding FIST signal transduction protein, which gives rise to MNIKICQTGKMDSFEQNLNDLNADTNVKAIMILACDANGFTPEKVDPLLAKSRAPVFGGIFPQIIGNGKNMEKGTIMAGLLDDINTLTIPELSSDQADMDQKIVSALQGLDCLDKTIFVFVDGLSTRISALIDCLFNNIGLMSNYIGGGAGSLSFEQKPCIFTSRGLQADSAVLAVSDVKSGIGVAHGWAQISQAMKVTESEKNRVISLNWEPAFQVYQQVIQAHSGSSFENASFFDIAKAHPLGIVKLDTEMVVRDPILMENDQLICVGEVPQGSFVYILQGDRDSLINGAVQARESALENFPGNVNRSSMLFMDCISRVLFMEDDFKMELRAVDDRNLAIGALTLGEIANTGDSYLEFYNKTAVVGILENSGEK
- a CDS encoding response regulator; the protein is MRSELYKDVLLEIALSISGEFQIDKLLQGCVPLFLRKLDCISCAVLSQKGDTFDIEMVMPRAMAAGDNLQQDLKSRAQDVLSHVNREWVDSPWGNRICYGFIMPEFGVLLLIRSTPFEKYFINEFLPLVKMLTRACRSCIEVRKRLEAEQLVLTQKAHFESLFTNTNDAMVYFDENNKIFNINRRFTAMFGYELDEIMGRDINLIVDPEQKEREYGSKRILSGKNIEMEAVRYTRTGKALNVLLKGGPVHVKGRLSGGYAIYSDITEKKKAEVELIEALKNARAASKAKSEFLANMSHEIRTPLNGVVSMINLIEETELTAEQRDYLDMAVVSADSLLGIINDILDFSKIEAGKMELAARKFDLEYESGRVMAILSGRTMDRDIELITRFDVNAPRMVVADNLRLRQILFNLGGNAIKFTESGYILLDIRCVHKGSDHARFRFSVKDTGIGIPEEKHEEIFEHFTQADYSSTRRFGGTGLGLATSRHLTRIMGGELKVNSSPGQGAEFYFEIDMPLASDQEPGKAPPALSGLNALVVDDNKINLRIISESLKSWGIEIKQAQSAFQALDILKEMKSRDHKPDIIITDHAMPEMDGLEMASIIKKDNYWKDIPLIALSSFWGNVKPAKFYENGFSSFLPKPVNRSDLMDVIINCLNGLKEGCQQTEKNAQGRAHENKSPGLSRSRVITLKNVLVAEDNHINRKSIQMMLRDLAEDIKFAENGLQAVDMFKKNTFELILMDVQMPIMDGLDAAREIRKFETEQGKFHRQVPIIALTANAMPGDREKCINAGMTDYITKPVRKKNLMDIISAHYSYTKGADQQDVFKNEAQQDAHKVQSVTRHQSDKNSQQPPEMSASEKMIFNSREFIERYENDLEIAAEIMNDFLEDMPGAISRIKNGAESKDEHVTDRSAHKLKGSASYIGAEIINQICEDIMWSALMNEWDNVRSEIEKLETESGRFQKEARAFFLNKGVTI
- a CDS encoding HD domain-containing phosphohydrolase, producing the protein MQVLIAEDDKISRKTLALYIKNMGYEPLTASDGQEALDLWKENRPRIILTDWNMPGIDGVGLCSMVRQAEMDDYTYIIMITSRNDSDDLIQGFESGVDDYLTKPVNKAELAVRLKASERIFSLQSKDTVIFAMAKLAETRDPETGLHLERIQSYCRLISEFLLKNSIYPEKVTRRFIDDIYATSPLHDIGKVGIPDHILLKPGRLDEREFEIMKTHTTIGFDTLRSTIAQNPKANFLKMSAEIAKNHHEKWDGSGYPDGLKGEEIPLAARILAVADVYDALASKRIYKDAFSHEKTRAIITDGRGSHFDPVLVDVFLDCQDYFASVLEKFREE